The Oryzias latipes chromosome 16, ASM223467v1 genomic sequence AAAAAACACAGTGCATGAATTCCTGCACTTATCTCCTTGGCTGGACAACATGCACAGAGACAAACCTTTCAACTCATGCAGACTAGTAAGCCAGAGTCAAACATAATCTTCCATCATCTTTTGTCAGTTCTGATCTTCCAGATCTGTTTCCAATATGTGCCTAAAGAACTTTGTCAAGCTTTCCATCTTCTGTTTCTGGCTACAAACAGACACGTTGTGGCTCTTTTGGCCCTCTGGGTCAGATACATCTTTCAGCAACCTCCTCTTTTCCCCCTCTCTTCCAAAGGAGTGTTGTTTGTTCAGGTGCTCATTTAGCTGCCCTCTGTCCTTTTTCACTCTCCCTGTTCCTGCAGTCAAGGTGTTGGTCACGCGATCTCGCTCTCAGAGAGCTGCTCTCTTTCTGAACCGTGAGCATCACCAGCTCTGTTTGACTcgtcagcagcagctctgcagggCAAAAAGTCAATCAGTAACTTCATAGTgacataaaaagtttttttggggAAACTTACCTAAGAAAAGTGAGTTGGGGCAGGAACACAAAACAGTTAGTAAAAAATTACCAATAAACATGGTTAACTGAACATTACAGTTTATtactatatttttattaaagctgCACAAAAGCATCACATGCTATTTATCTCTGCAAACTAAAAAACTTATCTTTATAGgctctttaaatattttatgtcaCAACAAAGCCGTCATTCAGAACATACTGTAACTGGATCTGTTCAAGCGTGCCTCTCTGGGTCTGAGATCCGTTCCTCACTGAATTTTGAGGGGTTTTTTGTTTCCACGAAGACACAGAAAGAATGCACATTCTTGCCAAATGGTTCTTCTCACACTGGATTCAGACTCACCTTAATCCTCAGGTCAAATCAAACTGGTGGGCTGTTTTGATACCACACCCTCAGTGAAGTAGGGCTTGAGAACCACACTTAGGCTCATAATAGCTTCTGATTTTCCTTCACACCCGGGCACTCccttttttgttctcaaatgtTGATGACATCTGATGTTAAAAACTGAGCCTCTCAGCGCTCAGACCTATGGGCActgctctgctgtaaatttGGGAATCAAACTGGGCCCCCATCTCACCGGAAACTACAGAAAGTGGAGCAGGCTTTGTCCCCCATATCAGCACATGTGCAACGGCCTGTGGACCGGCGTCGGCGCAGCAAAGCACCACCCAGGCCGTAAATTGTTGTCTTACTGCAGAGGTGAAGAGAAACCGATGACCCAAACATTGATTAGACTTTGCTCTTTGGATCGCTGGAGTGTTACATTTATTAATGCAGTAACAGtagatttatttgatcatttcgattgtcaattaaaaataaaatctgtttttcaacaaaagttgacagaaaaatgtCTGTCTTTCTGCTCACCTGGGTGTGTTGACCCAGATAACGTCCAGGTGACAGAAATAATGGCACTCATAGTCGTCCTCGATGTTGCAGGCACAGCGCCTGGTCCTCACATGGTGTGATGGGGCTCCATCACCTATATTAACATCTGACTCCTTCATGACTGGAAGACACAGACctacagaaacaaaagaagtgCTCCGTAGCAGCGGCCAATCGCAGCATCGCCTCCACCAACAGAAAACCATGTCTCATTATCTCCAcccatctgtttttcttttcatttccataaAAATAATAGATCACCATCTATACACAgctgaaatattgatttttgtttgctttaaataaaataaaaacatttagaatttatttttttaaaggttttaaattACAGTGTGAAAAATATGTAGATGATATTCCATTATAAAACTTCAcagttctttcatttttacaattaaGAATTGATGTTAAATATTAAAGTTAGTACAGGATGCAGG encodes the following:
- the LOC111948989 gene encoding endothelin-2-like, whose translation is MSTHSSLLLLVTLWTSCQDGLCLPVMKESDVNIGDGAPSHHVRTRRCACNIEDDYECHYFCHLDVIWVNTPSKTTIYGLGGALLRRRRSTGRCTCADMGDKACSTFCSFRAAADESNRAGDAHGSEREQLSESEIA